CAGTGGGCTGGCACAGAACCGTCTGACAGTTTCCACACACTACAACTGTTTGCGAGTGGCTGAACACTGTCGTTCTGCAAAATAATAATTTACACAAACAATGCGTCAGTAATGTCTAGACTCGACAGCAATTTCTTAATACCAATCTCTCCAATTAAATAAAGCATCAGTTTTCTTACAAAACACTAAACAGATTCTTCCTAACATTGTAATACCAATCTATATACTCAACATACGAATCAATGACAAGAGGATTAGAAAACTCACATGTTGAAGCATCCCTGGCACTTAACGTCCTGCAACACGAACATAAACACGGAACATCAGACTTAACTGTATCGAGTTCAGTCGTGTCTTACTGATTTAAGAGAGAGGGAGAAAGACGTTACCATGAAGAAGGAGTTAGGAGACTGCACGAGACGCTTGAGCTTGTGCTTTCTCTTCTCGAGCTCAGCTGGAGGGTTGAGCAGATCGATGTCGTTTTGGAGAACCTAAGAGAGCCACAGATCCAAAAACAAAACTCAGAAAATCAAGAGC
This genomic interval from Brassica oleracea var. oleracea cultivar TO1000 chromosome C2, BOL, whole genome shotgun sequence contains the following:
- the LOC106325053 gene encoding 40S ribosomal protein S27-2; its protein translation is MVLQNDIDLLNPPAELEKRKHKLKRLVQSPNSFFMDVKCQGCFNITTVFSHSQTVVVCGNCQTVLCQPTGGKARLTEGCSFRKK